GATTTAGTCGTGAATCCGGAAGTCAGGGATGTGTTTGTCACCCGCTCGAAGATTATTTCTTCGATGCGGCATTATTTAGATGGAAAGGGCTTTCTTGAGGTTGAGACACCGGTTTTGCAGCCGATTTATGGCGGTGCTTCCGCACGACCCTTTGTAACCCATCATCACACATTGGACATGGAGCTTTATCTGCGAATTGCCGATGAGTTGTATTTAAAACGACTTATTGTCGGCGGTTACGACGGCGTCTACGAAATCTCTAAAGACTTCCGCAACGAAGGCATGGATCGCTTCCACAACCCCGAGTTTACCATGATGGAGCTTTACGTTGCTTTCGAAGACTACCATTGGATGATGTCGCTGGTAGAGGAGATGATCAGCAGCATCGCGAAAGAGGTTACCGGCGACATGAAGATTTCCAATCAAGGCCGGGAAATCGATTTGACGCCACCATGGAAACGAATAACCCTTTTTGATGCAATTGAAGAATATACCGCTAAAAACCTGTACGGCAAAGGTCTTGAAGATTTGAAAAAAGCAGCCAAAGATTTACATATTGAAGTCGAACCCTCATGGCGTGAAGGTAAAATAATCGACGAAATATTCAGTGAAAAAGTGGAGCCAAATTTGATCCAGCCGATTTTTGTAACAGATTACCCGGTTGAACTCTCGCCTCTCGCAAAAAAACACCGCGATGATCCAAAATTGGTCGAGCGGTTCGAGCCTTTCATTCTTGGCGGCGAAATTGGCAACGCCTATTCAGAGCTAAACGATCCGCTGGATCAGAGAGAGCGGTTCATGGCACAAAAAAAACTTATCGAATTAGGCGACGAAAAAGCGCATGTCTTGGATGAAGATTTCCTGCGTTCGCTGGAATACGGCATGCCGCCAACTACAGGTTTGGGAATTGGAATTGACCGGCTGGCGATGTTATTTACAGACCAACCGTCAATCCGGGATGTGATTTTTTTCCCGCAAATGCGGCCCGAGGATAAATAACTATGGCTTACGAATTTTTTATTGCAAAGCGTTATTTAAAATCGAAACGTAAGACCGGGTTTATCTCCCTGATTACTTACATTTCGACGATCGGTGTCATGATTGGGGTCGCCGCATTGATCATTGTGTTGTCAATCATGAACGGT
This candidate division KSB1 bacterium DNA region includes the following protein-coding sequences:
- the lysS gene encoding lysine--tRNA ligase: MNENKEKLELAHLKLSQIMSHRLQKLGRLKQLGVNPYPYNFKRTEYSTNILDEPNKYLGKEVSVSGRLMAIRGHGKVCFGHVMDSKGRIQIYVRKDRIGDKNFEVFNLLDIGDIIGVSGEVFETRTGETTIKAAKIELLSKTLRPLPIVKEKQEGDEKVVYDQFADKELRYRQRYVDLVVNPEVRDVFVTRSKIISSMRHYLDGKGFLEVETPVLQPIYGGASARPFVTHHHTLDMELYLRIADELYLKRLIVGGYDGVYEISKDFRNEGMDRFHNPEFTMMELYVAFEDYHWMMSLVEEMISSIAKEVTGDMKISNQGREIDLTPPWKRITLFDAIEEYTAKNLYGKGLEDLKKAAKDLHIEVEPSWREGKIIDEIFSEKVEPNLIQPIFVTDYPVELSPLAKKHRDDPKLVERFEPFILGGEIGNAYSELNDPLDQRERFMAQKKLIELGDEKAHVLDEDFLRSLEYGMPPTTGLGIGIDRLAMLFTDQPSIRDVIFFPQMRPEDK